The segment CATCGCTGTTTGAGTGCATAAATCGAATCAAGCAAGGGAGGCAAAAGATGTGCCCACACTTGGCCATACGCGGAGCGACGGGCTCCGAGAGGCAAATTGGGCAAGAAGCTGTTTGTGATTCCGAGGAGGCAATAATCTGCAAAACATCCGCCCAGTCCAAAAAGACGTCGGCATCGACCTCGTGCTTTGTGTAGGTCCCTTCCGGAGAGACCACAAAGCGGTAATTGGAATGCACATATCTGGATTTATCAGCAGCGTGGCGACCGGATCCAGGGCCCCAGCTGGGATTCCTGCGATATGACCTCGGATGGTAGCTGTGGTCTTGGAAGTGTCGGGGAGTCGTGTAGTTTAGGAGATGGGTAATTGATGTCTGGCCTCTCCTGCTCGATGGGTTCCGGACAGCTCGgatctcggccatggcgtcatACTCATCAGGATTGCCGTGAAGTCTTTGGTCTGCACTTGGTCTGCGTTGATTCTTGTGTTGCTTCCGAGAGGCCTGCCCCTTTCTGGGCATAGGCTGTGCAGAAGAAGGGCCCGGTTGGCTTGGACGGCGAGTCGATTCGAAGCTTGAAGTTGTCTGACCAGCTTGTGGCTGGGAGGGATAATTCGTGGGCGTAGAAGGGGTCTTGCCCGCGACAGCGTTCGAAAGACTCATGGCCTGTGCAAGGCAGGCAAATTCTTCAAGAACAAATGCGGGAGGTCGAAGATGAGCCAGGATACTCGCAAGACTGGATGAAATTGGGGGTTCAATCCTTGATTCCGAGGGCAATGGTCAACATGCCCATCCCGACGCGACTTCGCGTCTCGACGATGCAGCTCTCTTCGCTGGGAAAGCCGCGATCCACGCTGATTTGCGGCCGCGGGTGGTATCGACCTGCTCTCTAGCCGCCacttataaagtaaaaaacAGATAAAAAGGACTTGTAGGTTGGATACGATGGGAGCAGAGTGATGACTCTCTCAGAGGGGTCCAACCTGGACGGACCCCGGCAGTGGTGGTGGAGCAGTCAAGCCAGTAGAGTCAGTGGGGCGAGCCGTGACGAAGGTGATACTGCTGGCCGGGAGATCTGGGAAGAGCAGTAAGTGGTTAGTCATTGCTCCGCACGTGACTATTCATATGACTGTAGATTCCACGACGCCTCGTGCTGCTGTCGTCTACAGGGTAAGCCGCCTCTCCCTATGAAGCCGTGATGGAGTCCATTTAAGCCTTCCCTTTACGGAAGCCGACTGAAAAATCTTGACAATTAGCATATCAATTTCCCACCATTTACTCTGTACCATAATGAGACTAGACCACGATAGCTCAGATATGTGGTCATACCAAGCTCCTGCAGCAATGTAACCTACAACTCATCTCGTGAACCCCAAAACAACGACAAAAACGACTTCCAAAGCCGGCCCTTGCCGCTCTGCGCCCTCTTCTCATCAAAGATGGCCTTCATAATCGGCACCAAGTCCAGCGAGCCCAGCTTTCGCTCTGAGCGCTTCCACCCCAACTCATCCGGCAACCTCTCCTCCGTCAGCCACACCCTCACACGCTCCTTTGGCGCAGTCCAAGTCTTGGCCGAGGGAAAACTAAACGCAGACGGCACCTCGCCCTCCTTCATCATTAAAAGCACCAGACTAGACTCCATATAAGCCAACAGCTGGTCCCAGCTCGACAGTCTCTCAGGCTCCGATAACGCTTCCACACGGAGGCGACTCTTGGCTATGGACGCTGCGTCCACGTAGTCAGTCGGACTGTCTTCCAGCAGGGCGGACACCCGTGCAACATCCACATCGATATTCCTCTCCGTGGGCGTCACGTCGTCGCGAGTCAAGGAGCCCCTGTGCTGCAGGATCACCGGCGTGTTGAGGTCCTCGAGGTCAAAGAAGTCCTTGCCCCAGCTCTTGATGAACGCGCGCGCGGGCAGGGTGCCGTACGAGGGGGCGGCGTTGAGAGCTTCAACGACGGCATCGCCAAAGTGTTTAACCGAGAGGTTTCTCCCGTTGTGTGGTCTGCATCGGTTAGCCTTCGTTAGACGCAGCTCTGACGGACGGGCTGCGCGGTTGAGACGTACAGGTATCCGTGATTTGCGAGAGTGTTCAGCATGGGGCAGGGGCTGCGAGAATCACCCGGGCCTGCGGCTTTCCATGGTCGCATTGCGCCGGCCGCTGATGCAGCCAGAAAAATGGCAGTAAATGTGTGCAGCATTGTGAGGCGTAGCCTTTGTTGGTAAATCGACAAATGTTGAGTTGAGCCTTCTCTTATTAGCAGCAGCGAAGCCACCTTAGTTTGCAGTCCGCTTTAGCTCCTGGTCTGACCAAAGCAAAATCTATCAACAAGCCGATGATGGCCAAAAATGACAGCGTCGCCTCGTGGTCCGTTCACGTTCACGTGCGCGCCCGTCATCGCACGTGTTAAGCAACGTTGTGTCGAGAAAAACGCATCGGCGAGAACAGCTCCCGTGATTTATGCTTATGCGGGCTTACTTTCCCGTGCTGCAATTGGTGGCTTCAGTTGGCGCTCGCAACGCATCGATACTATGAGGAGTTTGACCAGGCTGTAATTGGATGATTTCGTGTATTGAGTTTTACTAACTGCTACTgaacttggccatggctgaaCGTGCGGCATGAGGCAGCATAGAATTGTCGGGTTATAGTAGCATGGTGGAATAAACTTGGAGAAAAGCTAGTCACATTACCAGCCGGTTGTTTAGGCAAAGATACATTATGTACGGTTTTATTTATTGATATTGTCTCGACGTATCCCCAGCCCCAGTCATGATCTCGCATGTTGAGTCAGTCTCATGAAACTTCCAACAAGCTGATTGTACATGGATTCCAATTGCAATTGCAATGCTGAAATAAACACATGAAATGAGCGGCATCGAAAATGATCGTGAATTAGGTATACGACGCTGCACCCTTGGGCGTCGGGCGTCAGGTCAAGTCCCTGACCACTTTTCTCTTATTCGCAGAAATCTGAGGGGGAATCATTGACAACTGGTACAAAGCATCCTCAACAAGCAAAAAACCACACTACATATATCACCGTAACAAAAAACCCTTCCCAACCCTCATTATCTTGCTGTATTTCCCCAACCCGCACGGAAAACTATTTTTATttcaacttggccttgagcttgctGAACATGACACTCAAGcggctcttcttcttgtcatGGGCAGCACCGCCTTCAGCGGCAGGCTTGCTCTcagtgccattgccattggtCGCGGGCGTTGCTGGTGTCGCGGCAGGAGGCTCAGAAGCCTTGGTTTCGGCGCCCGTAGCTCCATTCGCAGCAGAGACAGTAGTTGGGGCCCGAGTGCTTGCTGCTGCAGGCGTGGCGACTGTAGGCTTTGTCTCGGGGGCTTTTGTTTCAGCGGGCTTGACGGCGTCATCAAGAGCAGGTGCCTTCTTCACTTCATCAACAGCAGGTGCCTTCCTCACTTCCTTAAGCAGCTCGCTCTCgacctccttcttctcctcgacCGCAGAGGTGCTTGCAGCAGCCTCAGGGCTCTTACCAGCCTCAGCAATAGACTCCTTGACCTCCTTGGGAACTTCAGGTGAAATCTTCTCCAGAGGACTGTCCTTCTTGTCACTAGCAAGAGCGGCCTGGGCTGACTCGGGTAGCTTGTCTTTTACAGTGGCAGGAAGGTTCTTGTTGATTGTATCGACAGTCGCCTTCTTGGCGTCGTTCACAGCAGGAGTAGCATCGTCAGAAAACTTGTTAACTGCCGCAACAGAAGCCGCAACAGCAGCGCCACCAGTAGCTGTGGCAGCACCAAGGATAGCGCCAGtgttctccttcttctcagtTCCAATGCCAGAAGTGCCGACAGAGGTAGCAGGAGCCTCGGGAACCTTTGTCTTGATTTCTtcctcgaccttggccttttccttgACTTCCTCAGCTACACCAGATGCTTCGGGTGCGACGCCGGCTTTCTCCTGGCTCTCCTTAACAACCTCGGGGACCTTGGGCTCCAGGGGAACCTGaccggcgagggcggcagtCGTGGCACCGGGGCCAACCGAGTTGATGGTAGGGTTGGTGACGCCAGGCTCCAGGGGAACCTGAccggcgagggcgacagTCGTGGCACCGGGGCCAACCGAGTTAATGGTAGGGTTGGTGACGTCGGCTTGATCGCCCATAGGGAGGCTAGATTCGGGGATCATAGTGCCAGACTTGGGAGGGAGCTCGGTGGTGCTGAAAGGAGGGCCGCCGGGAAGGGCGTCGCTCCGCTCGTAGGACTCCTTGTCTAGCTTGACATGCTCATTGATATTCTGAGCGGCAATTGCCTCTGGGATCTTCTCACCGGGGGCAAGCTTAATAGGGTTGCTAGTGCCAGGAACTGTAGCTGGTAGAGGATTGATGCTGACAGTCTTATCCTCCAGGTCGGCA is part of the Metarhizium brunneum chromosome 4, complete sequence genome and harbors:
- the CPO_0 gene encoding Chloroperoxidase, with the translated sequence MLHTFTAIFLAASAAGAMRPWKAAGPGDSRSPCPMLNTLANHGYLPHNGRNLSVKHFGDAVVEALNAAPSYGTLPARAFIKSWGKDFFDLEDLNTPVILQHRGSLTRDDVTPTERNIDVDVARVSALLEDSPTDYVDAASIAKSRLRVEALSEPERLSSWDQLLAYMESSLVLLMMKEGEVPSAFSFPSAKTWTAPKERVRVWLTEERLPDELGWKRSERKLGSLDLVPIMKAIFDEKRAQSGKGRLWKSFLSLFWGSRDEL